From a region of the Salmo trutta chromosome 10, fSalTru1.1, whole genome shotgun sequence genome:
- the LOC115201409 gene encoding neuronal pentraxin-2-like, with the protein MFFLLRLLCFYALGLGYGKLVRGQDDTPGTGTRLLCRVIPVGADTCLVPVGPETNAATQEEELRNTVMQLRETILQQKETIVNQLGTINELTAKLSLCESASDGGKYDSAGSWSKSKDNQNTMGDLPRDPNDTIDNLGKTMQSLKDRLENLEQQQQRANTSGTSFPSELRDLLQSRLGDLEKQLLSKVNNLEEEKSLLYNETAAHRQKTESTLNSLLTRINELEKGGGGFKSPEQFKLVLPLRTNYLYGRMTKSLPEMYAFTLCMWLRSSAGPGIGTPFSYGVPGQANEIVLIEWGNNPIELLINDKVAQLPLSVRDGRWHHICITWTTRDGLWEAYQDGQRLGAGDNLAPWHPIKPGGAIILGQEQDIVGGRFDATQAFVGELSQVNIWDNVLKPSDILTMANCSSYTPGNVVSWLDSDVEVFGGGAAKLSLELCQDRLSETES; encoded by the exons ATGTTCTTTCTTTTGAGATTGTTGTGTTTTTACGCACTGGGACTGGGCTATGGGAAGCTTGTACGCGGACAGGATGACACCCCGGGCACGGGAACCCGGCTCCTATGCCGAGTCATCCCCGTCGGCGCCGACACATGTTTGGTCCCCGTAGGTCCCGAAACTAACGCAGCGACACAGGAGGAAGAGTTGAGGAACACAGTCATGCAGCTCCGGGAAACGATTCTCCAACAGAAAGAGACTATAGTCAACCAACTTGGGACCATAAACGAGCTGACTGCAAAGCTCTCCCTATGTGAGTCAGCCTCCGATGGAGGGAAGTATGATAGTGCTGGATCTTGGAGTAAAAGCAAAGATAATCAGAATACAATGGGAGATTTACCCAGAGATCCCAATGATACAATCGACAACCTCGGGAAGACCATGCAGAGTTTGAAGGACCGACTAGAGAACCTAGAG caacagcagcagagaGCCAACACGTCGGGAACGTCATTCCCTAGCGAGCTGAGAGACCTGCTGCAGAGCAGGCTGGGAGATCTGGAGAAACAGCTGCTCAGTAAGGTCAACAACCTGGAGGAAGAGAAGTCTCTGCTCTACAACGAGACCGCAGCCCACAGGCAGAAGACAGAGAGCACCCTCAACTCCCTGCTGACCAGGATTAACGAGCTGGAGAAAG GTGGCGGTGGTTTCAAGTCCCCTGAGCAGTTTAAGTTGGTCCTCCCCCTGCGTACTAACTACTTGTACGGCCGCATGACCAAGAGCCTTCCTGAGATGTACGCCTTCACGCTCTGCATGTGGCTCCGGTCCAGCGCCGGCCCTGGCATAGGCACCCCCTTCTCCTATGGGGTGCCAGGACAGGCCAATGAGATTGTGCTCATCGAGTGGGGCAACAACCCCATAGAACTGCTCATCAATGACAAG GTGGCTCAGCTGCCTCTGTCGGTGCGTGACGGTAGGTGGCACCACATCTGTATCACCTGGACCACCAGGGATGGTCTGTGGGAAGCCTACCAGGATGGTCAGAGGCTGGGGGCAGGGGACAACCTGGCCCCCTGGCACCCCATCAAGCCTGGAGGAGCCATCATACTGGGGCAGGAACAG GACATAGTGGGCGGGCGCTTTGACGCCACGCAGGCCTTTGTGGGAGAGCTGAGCCAGGTTAACATCTGGGACAATGTCCTGAAGCCATCCGACATCCTCACCATGGCCAACTGTTCCTCCTACACCCCCGGGAACGTGGTGTCCTGGCTGGACAGTGATGTGGAGGTGTTTGGCGGGGGAGCAGCCAAACTGTCTCTAGAGCTATGCCAGGACCGGCTGTCTGAGACTGAGTCTTAG